Genomic DNA from Marinobacter sp. LV10MA510-1:
ATTACGGCCATTTCTTCTTCTATCGCCGGCGCTTTTCCACACAGTTCGCAAAGGCGCTGGCTTAGAATCATGTCGGAATCCGCCAGGCGGATCAGGTAATCCTGCAGAGCTTTTTGTTCAGTCATGGGTCGCTCCTCACATGTGCCCGACTTCGTCTGGCAGTTTGTAGAAAGACGCGTGCCGATACACTTTGTCTTCTGCCGGATCGAACAGGATCTCCTTCTCGTCTGAAGCAGAGGCCGTGATGGTGTCAGAAGGAACCACCCATATGCTCACCCCTTCGCTGCGACGGGTGTACAGGTCACGGGCGTTTTCCATGGCCATTTCATTGTCAGCAGCGTGCACGCTGCCCACATGTTTGTGGTTAAGGCCATGCTTGCTGCGCACGAAAACTTCGTAGAGGCGCCATTCAGACATAATTACTCTCCTATTCGCGCGCCTGTTTAAGCGGCTGCGCGTTGTTTTTGTTTTGCGGCGTAGGCAACGGCGGCTTCACGTACCCAAGTGCCTTCGTCTATCGCTTTGCGGCGTGTGGAAATGCGTTCACGGTTACACGGGCCATCGCCCTTGAGTACGTCGTAAAACTCTTTCCAGTCAATGGTGCCGAAGTCGTAGTGACCGGTTTCTTCGTTCCACTTCAGGTCTGGATCGGGAACGGTGCAGCCGAGGAATTCAAGCTGTGGAATGGTTTGGTCAATAAACATCTGGCGCAGTTCGTCGTTACTTTTGCGCTTGATCTTCCAGACCATGGACTGCTGGGAGTTGGGGGATTCGTCGTCGTGCGGGCCAAACATCATCAGCGCCGGCCACCACAGGCGATTGATGGCATCCTGCACCATGTCTTTCTGGGCCTGAGTACCTTCACGCATCATGTCCAGCAGAATCTGGAAGCCCTGACGCTGGTGGAAGCTCTCTTCTTTACAGATCCGCACCATGGCACGGGAGTAGGGGCCATAGGATGTGCGCTGCAGAACCACCTGGTTCACGATAGCCGCGCCATCCACAAGCCAACCCACGGCGCCCATATCAGCCCAGTTCAGGGTCGGGTAGTTGAAGATGCTCGAGTACTTGGCCTTGCCGTCGTGCAGCTTCTGAATTTCTTCATCGCGATCAGCGCCCAGGGTTTCCATGGCGCTGTACAGGTAAAGGCCGTGGCCTGCTTCGTCTTGAATTTTGGCCATCAGCTGCAGCTTGCGCTTCAACGTAGGCGCGCGGGTAACCCAGTTGCCTTCTGGTAGCATGCCGACAATTTCCGAGTGGGCGTGCTGGGAAATCTGGCGGATCAGGGTTTTCCGGTAGCCGTCTGGCATCCAGTTTTTGGCTTCGATTTTGGTTTCGGCGTCTATTTTGTCCTGAAAGTCCCGCTCTTCGGGGGACATCTCTTCACGGGTCTTTAGGCGCTTGGTACCGGTGTCAACGAGCTGTGCGTACATAACTCTCTCCGAATCTGTTTTGTTGGTCTGTTGTGTTTGAACAGCAATGCTCCGCGACGAATCCCGGGCTATGCTTTCATACTATATGATACTGGATAAAATTCAAGCTTGAATATCCTGTATCATGTTAAAGCATTAAATTTATAAGTAACTGAATCTGTTAGCTAAAGTATCAGACGATACGTTGTAGCTTTTAGATCATTATTTAAACAACAAAATTTAAATGACGAGCACGATGTATCGCTGAAACGTCCGTGTCAGTCTTTGCGCCGGTCGAACACACGCTTTGCTTTGCCTTCCGAGCGGTCGATGCTTCCTGCATCCTGCACGTCTATCTTGGTGCTGATACCGATATACGATTTGATGTGATGCGCCAGTTCTTTGGCCGTGTGTTCTTTGACGTTCTCGCCTTCTGCGTCAACTTTCAGTTCTACCCGAACATCCACGCAGTCCAGGTTGCCTTTTTTGTACACCTCGATTTCGTAATGAGGCGACAGAGCGCGGCATTTCAATACCTGTTCTTCAATCTGGCTGGGGAATACGTTAACCCCGCGAATAATCAGCATGTCGTCGCTGCGGCCGGTGATTTTTTCGATGCGGCGCATGGGGCGCGCGGTGCCAGGTAACAAGCGGGTAAGATCGCGGGTGCGGTAGCGCAGTACCGGCATGGCCACTTTGGTGAGCGAGGTGAATACCAGTTCGCCGTATTCGCCGTCTGGCAGCACGTCACCGGTTTCCGGGTTAACAATTTCCGGGTAGAAGTGGTCTTCCCAAATGGTGGGGCCGTCTTTGGTTTCCAGGCATTCCATACCCACGCCTGGCCCCATCACTTCAGACAGGCCGTAGATATCCAACGCTTGAATGCCCAGGCGGTCCTCCAGCTCTGTCCGCATTTCGTTGGTCCAGGGCTCTGCACCGAAGATGCCCAGTCGCAATGGCAGTTTTTTGGGGTCAATGCCCTGGCGGTCAATTTCGTCGGCAATGTTCAGCATATAAGAAGGCGTGACCATAATGATGTCAGGCTCAAAGTCGCGGATCAGCTGAACCTGTTTCTCGGTTTGTCCACCTGACATGGGTATAACCGTGCAGCCCAGGCGCTCGGCGCCGTAGTGGGCGCCCAAACCACCGGTAAACAGGCCGTAGCCGTAGGCAATGTGAATCTTGTCGCCGGCGTGGCCGCCACCGGCGCGAATGGAACGGGCCACTATGTCGGCCCAGGTTTCAATGTCGCTTTGGGTATAGCCCACAACCGTGGGTTTGCCGGTGGTGCCGCTGGAGGCGTGTACCCGGACGACTTTTTTCATAGGTACGGCGAACATCTTGAACGGATAGTTATTCCGCAGGTCCTCTTTTCCAGTGAACGGAATTCTGGTGATGTCTTCCAGGCTGTTGATGTCCATCGGCTTCAAGTCAATAGCATCAAACGCATTGCGGTAATGAGGCACGTTCGTATAAGCGTGCCAGACGCTCCATCGCAGGCGCTGCAGCTGTTCGTGGCGAAGTTCGTCCACGCTGGCGGTTTCCATCCGGTCCAGTTTTCCGACTTTTTGCATTGGTAGGTCCATCATCTTTTCCTGCTTTGTTCTTGTTGCTCCGGTTTGCTACCGGATTAGCTTCAGTTTTTGCGCACGGCACGCGTGTTTGCGCGCCGGATAGGTCAGTCGGCGCTGTCTACGCGTTCGATAATGATGGCAATGCCCTGGCCCACACCAATGCACATAGTGCACAGAGCGTAGCGGGCTTTCTGGCCCTGGCGGTGGCGCAGTTCCAGCTCATTCATCGCGGTAGTTACAAGGCGCGCGCCGCTCATACCCAGCGGGTGGCCCAGGGCGATGGCGCCACCGTTGGGGTTGATGTGTTCGGCGTCGTCTGGCAGGCCCAAATCGCGCAGCACCGCGAGAGCCTGGGCGGCAAAGGCTTCGTTCAGCTCGATCACGTCCATATCGGCCAGTTCCAGACCTGCGGTTTTCAGCACTTTGCGGGTGGCGGGCGCGGGCCCCATGCCCATAATTCGCGGCTCAACGCCGGCGGTTGCCATGGCTATAACGCGGGCACGGGGTTTCAGATTGTGCTTTTTCAAGGCATCGCCGCTGGCCAGCAGCAGGGCGCAGGCGCCATCGTTGACGCCAGAGGCGTTGCCGGCGGTCACGCTGCCGCCTTTGCGGAACGGCGTGCCCAGGCTGGCGAGTTTTTCCAGAGTGGTGGCGCGAGGGTGTTCATCGGTATCCACCACCAGCGGGTCTTGCTTGCGGCGGGGAGTGCTGACCGGCACGATTTCACAATCAAAACGGCCCGCCTTTTGAGCCGCTGCGGTGCGCTGTTGGCTGCGCAGGGCGAAGGCATCTTGGTCTGCCCGTGAAATGTTGAAGTCGGCGGCCACGTTCTCGGCGGTTTCGGGCATGGAATCAATGCCGTACTGTTTTTTCAACAGAGGATTCACAAAGCGCCAGCCGATGGTGGTATCAAATATTTCGGCTTTACGGCTGAACGCGGAGTCGGCTTTGCCCATTACGAAGGGCGCGCGCGACATGGATTCCACCCCGCCAGCCAGCATCAGCCCGGCTTCCCCGGTACGCAGTGCACGGGCGGCGCTGCCGATAGCATCCATGCCCGACCCACACAGGCGGTTAATGGTGCTGCCAGGTACGTCGACCGGTAAACCGGCCAGCAGCAGTGACATTCGTGCGACGTCACGGTTGTCTTCACCGGCCTGGTTGGCGCAGCCATACAGCACGTCGTCTATGGCGGCCCAATCCAGGTCCGGATAGCGGTCTTTCAGGGCTTTGATGGGTATGGCGCCCAGGTCGTCGGCGCGCACAGCCGCTAAGGCGCCGCCGTAGCGGCCCACGGGGGTGCGAACGGCGTCAACAATATAGGCGTCTTGTAGGGGTTTATTATGGCTCATTGATTATTCTCCGAATGGATGACTTCGCCGCGTACCTGGTAGGACTTGCCGCGAAACAGGGCCACCACATGGCCGTTCTGATTGGTGATTGTTATGTCGTACACGCCGGTGCGGTTGCCGCGGGACTGCTCGACCGCGCTGGCGGTCAACAAGTCGCCTTCGCGGGCGCCCAGCATGTAATCGATGGAGCAGCCGGATGCTACGGTGGCCTTGTTGTAGCTGTTACAGGCAAACGCAAAGGCAGAATCTGCCAGGGTGAACAGGTAGCCACCGTGGCAGGAGCCGTGGCCCTGAATCATGATGCCGGTCACCGGCATGGTAACGGTGGCTTTGCCGGGAGAAACCTGGGTGATTTCCATGCCCAGATTGCGGCTGGCTTCGTCCCGCTGGTACATGGCGTCAGCACAGCTTTGTGCCAGCTGCTGCGGGGTTTGTGTGTTCGGTTGGTTGCTCATGAATAGAACCCCTTTTCGGCGAAACGATTTTGCCGCAGCAGCAAGGCAGGCCGGTAACGCTCTTCGCCGTAGCTCTGCTGGATGTGTGTCAGTACGGTATGCACCAGGCTGAACCCAAGGTTGTCACTCCAGCGCAAAGGACCTTCCGGGTAGTTCAGGCCGGCTTTCATGGCAAGGTCTATATCGCCAATAGACGCTACACTCTGCAGAGCCGCATCTGCGGCCTCATTTGTCAGAGT
This window encodes:
- the paaB gene encoding 1,2-phenylacetyl-CoA epoxidase subunit PaaB, whose protein sequence is MSEWRLYEVFVRSKHGLNHKHVGSVHAADNEMAMENARDLYTRRSEGVSIWVVPSDTITASASDEKEILFDPAEDKVYRHASFYKLPDEVGHM
- the paaA gene encoding 1,2-phenylacetyl-CoA epoxidase subunit PaaA produces the protein MYAQLVDTGTKRLKTREEMSPEERDFQDKIDAETKIEAKNWMPDGYRKTLIRQISQHAHSEIVGMLPEGNWVTRAPTLKRKLQLMAKIQDEAGHGLYLYSAMETLGADRDEEIQKLHDGKAKYSSIFNYPTLNWADMGAVGWLVDGAAIVNQVVLQRTSYGPYSRAMVRICKEESFHQRQGFQILLDMMREGTQAQKDMVQDAINRLWWPALMMFGPHDDESPNSQQSMVWKIKRKSNDELRQMFIDQTIPQLEFLGCTVPDPDLKWNEETGHYDFGTIDWKEFYDVLKGDGPCNRERISTRRKAIDEGTWVREAAVAYAAKQKQRAAA
- the paaK gene encoding phenylacetate--CoA ligase PaaK, which codes for MDLPMQKVGKLDRMETASVDELRHEQLQRLRWSVWHAYTNVPHYRNAFDAIDLKPMDINSLEDITRIPFTGKEDLRNNYPFKMFAVPMKKVVRVHASSGTTGKPTVVGYTQSDIETWADIVARSIRAGGGHAGDKIHIAYGYGLFTGGLGAHYGAERLGCTVIPMSGGQTEKQVQLIRDFEPDIIMVTPSYMLNIADEIDRQGIDPKKLPLRLGIFGAEPWTNEMRTELEDRLGIQALDIYGLSEVMGPGVGMECLETKDGPTIWEDHFYPEIVNPETGDVLPDGEYGELVFTSLTKVAMPVLRYRTRDLTRLLPGTARPMRRIEKITGRSDDMLIIRGVNVFPSQIEEQVLKCRALSPHYEIEVYKKGNLDCVDVRVELKVDAEGENVKEHTAKELAHHIKSYIGISTKIDVQDAGSIDRSEGKAKRVFDRRKD
- the pcaF gene encoding 3-oxoadipyl-CoA thiolase → MSHNKPLQDAYIVDAVRTPVGRYGGALAAVRADDLGAIPIKALKDRYPDLDWAAIDDVLYGCANQAGEDNRDVARMSLLLAGLPVDVPGSTINRLCGSGMDAIGSAARALRTGEAGLMLAGGVESMSRAPFVMGKADSAFSRKAEIFDTTIGWRFVNPLLKKQYGIDSMPETAENVAADFNISRADQDAFALRSQQRTAAAQKAGRFDCEIVPVSTPRRKQDPLVVDTDEHPRATTLEKLASLGTPFRKGGSVTAGNASGVNDGACALLLASGDALKKHNLKPRARVIAMATAGVEPRIMGMGPAPATRKVLKTAGLELADMDVIELNEAFAAQALAVLRDLGLPDDAEHINPNGGAIALGHPLGMSGARLVTTAMNELELRHRQGQKARYALCTMCIGVGQGIAIIIERVDSAD
- the paaI gene encoding hydroxyphenylacetyl-CoA thioesterase PaaI, producing MSNQPNTQTPQQLAQSCADAMYQRDEASRNLGMEITQVSPGKATVTMPVTGIMIQGHGSCHGGYLFTLADSAFAFACNSYNKATVASGCSIDYMLGAREGDLLTASAVEQSRGNRTGVYDITITNQNGHVVALFRGKSYQVRGEVIHSENNQ